A portion of the Betta splendens chromosome 2, fBetSpl5.4, whole genome shotgun sequence genome contains these proteins:
- the LOC114843902 gene encoding dickkopf-related protein 4-like, producing MTRQLLLVLSVGLVLKAAEARVRLNPIRTLVLGEGLAPNRSLWEPSLVLTLYQCMSDLECEEGSYCHSSTKGPARSHCHACRRRRRRCRRDSMCCPGNHCSSGLCVPDSVVFARQRTLLMDVGVSPPSEAKPWRKRKRTNVKAQAGDSCLRSSDCSAGLCCAQHFWSRICKAVLREGQVCSQQRRRPRRRQRLELFQRCSCGSGLSCQALRDPGTEASSSSPPSSSSPLLAAAAKSRFGASSSPPSTWSAAKTRLHVCQKN from the exons ATGACCCGGCAGCTGCTCCTCGTGCTGAGCGTCGGGCTCGTGCTGAAGGCGGCGGAGGCGCGCGTCAGGCTCAACCCCATCCGGACGCTGGTTCTGGGGGAGGGGCTGGCGCCGAACCGGAGCCTGTGGGAGCCGAGCCTGGTGCTGACG ctctacCAGTGCATGAGTGACCTGGAGTGTGAAGAAGGAAGCTACTGCCACAGCTCCACCAAAGGCCCGGCACGCTCCCACTGCCACGCCTGccgccggaggaggaggcgctgccgGCGGGACAGCATGTGTTGCCCTGGCAACCACTGCAGCAGCG GCCTCTGCGTCCCTGACTCCGTGGTGTTTGCTCGTCAGAGGACGCTGCTCATGGACGTGGGGGTGAGTCCTCCGTCTGAGGCGAAGccgtggaggaagaggaagcggaCGAACGTTAAAG CTCAGGCCGGTGATTCCTGCCTCCGCTCCTCGGACTGTTCCGCCGGTTTATGCTGCGCTCAGCACTTCTGGAGCCGCATCTGTAAAGCGGTGCTGCGTGAGGGGCAGGTGTGCAgccagcagcgccgccggccgaggaggaggcagcgcctggaGCTGTTCCAGCGCTGCTCCTGCGGGAGTGGGCTTAGCTGCCAGGCGCTCCGGGACCCCGGCACCGAGGCCTCCTCTTCATCGccgccctcctcttcctcaccgcTGCTGGCGGCGGCTGCAAAGTCCAGGTTTGGGGCGTCCTCGTCGCCGCCGTCAACGTGGTCGGCGGCGAAGACCAGGCTTCACGTGTGCCAGAAAAACTAA